The Natronoglycomyces albus genome has a segment encoding these proteins:
- a CDS encoding ABC transporter ATP-binding protein: MSLLKVEDLKVHFPIKKGILIERTIGHVRAVDGVTLEVEPGQTYGLVGESGCGKSTLGRAILRLNEITSGHVYFDGVDLAALSTEDMRKSRQRLQMVFQDPMGSLDPRQCVEEILSEGLIAHGLAKGKVARRKMLHGVLDAVGLPSTSLTRYPHEFSGGQRQRIGIARATVLRPDLIICDEPVSALDVSIQAQVLNLLEEIQEETGVAYIVIAHDLAVVRHIADKVGVMYLGQVVEEADSDMLYAEPAHPYTRSLMSAVPVPDPDVEDRRERILLQGDLPSPANPPSGCRFHTRCPWAQDRCRTEVPLLRSYKAQSGQAAPHKVACHFAEDIASGTLEIQQDKAEIV, from the coding sequence GTGAGCTTGCTGAAGGTAGAGGACCTCAAGGTCCATTTTCCCATCAAAAAGGGCATTCTCATCGAGCGCACGATCGGCCACGTCCGCGCGGTCGACGGGGTGACATTGGAAGTGGAACCCGGCCAGACCTATGGGCTGGTGGGCGAGTCCGGATGCGGCAAGTCCACTCTGGGGCGAGCTATTTTGCGACTCAACGAGATCACCTCGGGCCATGTGTACTTCGACGGCGTTGATCTGGCGGCCCTATCGACCGAGGACATGCGTAAGTCGCGACAGCGCCTACAAATGGTGTTCCAGGACCCGATGGGTTCGCTCGACCCGCGTCAGTGTGTCGAGGAAATTCTCTCCGAGGGGCTCATCGCCCATGGCCTGGCCAAAGGCAAGGTCGCCCGTCGCAAAATGCTGCACGGGGTCTTGGACGCGGTGGGTCTGCCCTCCACGTCGTTGACTCGCTACCCGCACGAGTTTTCCGGCGGTCAGCGGCAGCGCATAGGGATCGCGCGGGCAACCGTGCTGCGCCCCGACCTGATCATCTGCGACGAGCCCGTCAGTGCCCTGGACGTGTCGATTCAGGCTCAGGTCCTGAACCTTCTGGAGGAGATTCAGGAGGAGACCGGCGTGGCCTATATCGTCATCGCTCACGACCTGGCGGTCGTGCGTCACATCGCCGACAAAGTGGGCGTCATGTATCTGGGGCAGGTGGTCGAAGAAGCCGACTCCGACATGCTCTACGCGGAGCCCGCGCACCCCTACACTCGCTCACTGATGTCGGCTGTCCCGGTGCCGGACCCGGACGTGGAAGATCGACGCGAGCGGATCTTGTTGCAAGGGGACCTGCCATCACCAGCTAATCCGCCATCGGGCTGCCGATTCCACACGCGCTGTCCGTGGGCGCAGGATCGGTGTAGGACCGAAGTGCCCTTGCTGCGGTCCTATAAGGCCCAGTCGGGACAAGCCGCGCCTCACAAAGTGGCGTGCCACTTCGCCGAGGACATTGCCTCGGGCACATTGGAAATCCAGCAGGACAAAGCGGAAATTGTCTAG
- a CDS encoding ABC transporter ATP-binding protein, with amino-acid sequence MSLLEVNELSVAFTKKNRAPNRAVDGVSFDVDSGEVVGLVGESGCGKSVTSLALMGLLPRRGVDIGGEVSYNGTDLLSISRSRLRDMRGTELAMIFQDPLSSLNPVVPVGLQVTEILKRHRGLKGEKAKKEAAHLLERVGIPDPTRRLKEYPHELSGGMRQRALIAMAVACAPRLMIADEPTTALDVTIQAQILELLKELVDQEGTALLMITHDLGVVAGLCDRVNVLYAGRVVEAAERRDLFHRPTHPYSTGLLGSIPRLDSARGEPLKPIRGSINDIVDWRDGCAFAPRCDRYEMECLQGTPELVLLGAYGELEKDATAKIGSTYGSGREGSGKDYPHRHRCVNPAQPHNPTDDLATVETAAEAVSGSHSDEKSTDDNEEAEA; translated from the coding sequence GTGTCACTGCTGGAAGTAAACGAGCTGTCGGTCGCCTTCACGAAGAAGAACCGAGCCCCCAACCGCGCAGTCGATGGTGTCTCGTTCGACGTGGACTCCGGCGAGGTCGTTGGTTTGGTTGGCGAGTCCGGCTGTGGAAAGTCAGTGACGTCGTTGGCGCTCATGGGCTTGCTGCCTCGCCGCGGAGTCGACATTGGCGGCGAGGTCAGTTACAACGGAACCGACTTGCTGTCGATCTCGCGCAGTCGGCTACGTGATATGCGCGGCACCGAGTTGGCCATGATCTTTCAAGATCCGCTCTCGTCGCTCAACCCCGTGGTCCCTGTCGGGCTACAGGTCACTGAGATCCTCAAACGTCACCGCGGCTTGAAGGGGGAGAAGGCCAAGAAAGAGGCAGCTCACCTGCTGGAGCGGGTCGGCATCCCCGACCCGACCCGGCGACTCAAGGAGTATCCGCACGAGCTCTCCGGCGGTATGCGTCAGCGTGCGCTCATCGCGATGGCCGTCGCTTGCGCACCGCGCCTCATGATCGCCGATGAGCCGACCACGGCTCTGGATGTGACCATTCAGGCGCAAATCCTGGAGCTTCTCAAAGAGCTAGTGGATCAAGAGGGCACGGCGCTTCTCATGATCACTCACGACCTAGGTGTGGTCGCGGGATTGTGCGACCGGGTAAATGTGCTCTATGCGGGCCGAGTGGTCGAGGCCGCCGAGCGGCGTGACCTGTTCCACCGGCCCACACACCCCTACTCCACGGGCCTGCTGGGTTCGATTCCTCGGCTGGACTCGGCTCGGGGGGAACCTCTGAAGCCCATTCGCGGCTCCATTAACGACATTGTGGATTGGCGAGACGGATGCGCCTTCGCGCCGCGCTGCGACCGCTATGAAATGGAATGTCTACAGGGAACTCCCGAGCTGGTCTTGCTAGGCGCCTATGGCGAGCTGGAGAAGGACGCCACGGCCAAGATCGGTAGCACCTACGGTTCTGGGCGGGAAGGTTCGGGTAAGGACTATCCGCACCGTCACCGCTGTGTCAATCCAGCCCAACCGCATAATCCCACCGACGACCTGGCTACGGTGGAGACCGCAGCCGAGGCGGTGTCAGGAAGTCACTCGGACGAGAAGTCGACCGACGACAATGAGGAGGCCGAGGCGTGA
- a CDS encoding ABC transporter permease yields MMSTLKQNKVDKIDRLAQLSASKDATAGANLWVEAMRQMRRSPMAIAGAIIVGIFVVLAVLAPWIAPHDPTAQLWRGDVFPNQNIFVGPRAENLLGLDHAGRDLLSRMLVGARQSLLVGVVATLLGLVFGALLGGTAGACAGLGGRWGKRVDNFLMRIVDIMLSVPALLLAVSVAAILGPSLTTVMIAVGVAQIPIFARLLRGSMLAQSQSDYVTASVSLGVKRPKIVFSHVLPNSMGPILVQATLTLATAIIEAAALSYLGLGSADISYPEWGGMLADAQRFIGPAPFMAIFPAIAIIITALGFTLLGESMRESLDPKLRK; encoded by the coding sequence ATGATGTCCACATTGAAGCAAAACAAAGTAGACAAGATCGACCGGCTCGCTCAGCTATCGGCGAGCAAGGATGCCACCGCGGGTGCGAACCTGTGGGTGGAGGCGATGCGACAAATGCGGCGCAGCCCCATGGCGATCGCCGGTGCGATTATCGTGGGAATCTTCGTTGTCTTGGCGGTCTTGGCTCCTTGGATCGCTCCACACGACCCAACCGCGCAGCTGTGGCGTGGCGACGTGTTCCCCAACCAGAACATCTTCGTCGGGCCGCGCGCGGAGAACCTCCTGGGATTGGACCATGCCGGGCGCGACCTACTTTCCCGGATGCTGGTCGGGGCGCGACAATCACTGCTAGTCGGAGTCGTCGCCACCTTGCTGGGGCTCGTGTTCGGGGCCCTGTTGGGCGGTACGGCCGGGGCATGCGCGGGACTGGGCGGCCGCTGGGGCAAACGGGTCGACAACTTTCTGATGCGCATTGTCGACATCATGCTGTCGGTGCCGGCCCTGTTGCTGGCCGTCTCGGTCGCCGCCATTCTCGGGCCCAGCCTGACGACGGTGATGATCGCGGTAGGTGTGGCACAAATTCCCATCTTCGCCCGATTGCTGCGCGGTTCCATGCTCGCCCAATCGCAGTCTGACTATGTGACCGCCTCGGTCTCTTTGGGAGTGAAGCGCCCGAAGATCGTCTTTAGCCATGTGCTTCCCAACTCGATGGGGCCGATCTTGGTGCAGGCGACTTTGACACTGGCCACGGCCATTATCGAAGCGGCGGCTCTGTCCTACCTTGGCTTGGGCTCGGCCGATATCTCCTACCCCGAGTGGGGCGGCATGTTGGCCGACGCGCAGCGCTTCATTGGACCGGCGCCGTTTATGGCCATCTTCCCGGCCATCGCCATTATCATCACGGCCCTCGGCTTCACCTTGCTCGGTGAGTCGATGCGTGAATCCCTAGATCCGAAGTTGAGGAAGTGA
- a CDS encoding ABC transporter permease gives MLRYIVKRLLQLIPTLFGLSVLLFAWVRALPGGPENALLPDNATAADREAAREALGLNEPIWLQYGLFMQRLLQFDLGTTLQGRQVSTEIAERFPATFELAMMAMIIAFFVGVPLGYLAARKRGGILDFGAVAGSLVGICTPVFFLAFMLKEVFAVQLGWLPAGSRLTTGLSYTNITGLRVFDSIITGEFHVTGDALTHLILPGLALSSIPLAVITRMTRASVLETLGEDFVRTAESKGLKAHVIQTRHVLRNAMLPVVTATGLLTGALLAGAVLTESVFNFGGLGSFVYNATQTRDYEAIMGSILLIAVVFVIVNLLVDLCYTLLDPRVRVQ, from the coding sequence GTGTTGCGATATATCGTCAAACGACTATTGCAGCTCATTCCCACATTGTTTGGGCTCTCTGTGCTGCTGTTCGCGTGGGTCAGGGCATTGCCCGGCGGACCCGAAAACGCGCTTTTGCCCGACAACGCCACTGCGGCGGACCGGGAGGCCGCACGCGAAGCGCTCGGTCTGAATGAACCGATCTGGCTGCAATATGGGCTGTTCATGCAGCGGCTGCTGCAATTTGACCTGGGCACGACGCTGCAAGGTCGCCAAGTGTCGACCGAAATTGCCGAGCGTTTCCCAGCCACGTTCGAACTGGCCATGATGGCCATGATCATCGCCTTCTTTGTCGGTGTGCCGCTGGGGTACCTCGCCGCTCGCAAACGCGGCGGAATCCTCGACTTCGGAGCTGTGGCCGGTTCCCTCGTGGGCATTTGTACCCCGGTTTTCTTCCTGGCGTTCATGCTCAAGGAAGTCTTCGCCGTTCAGCTGGGCTGGCTGCCCGCCGGTTCACGTCTGACGACCGGGTTGTCGTATACGAACATCACCGGGTTGCGAGTCTTTGACTCCATCATCACCGGAGAATTCCATGTCACCGGTGATGCCTTGACACACTTGATTCTCCCCGGTTTGGCCCTGTCGTCGATTCCGCTGGCGGTCATCACCCGTATGACCCGTGCCAGTGTGTTGGAAACCCTGGGAGAGGATTTCGTGCGCACCGCCGAGTCCAAAGGTTTGAAGGCCCACGTCATTCAAACCCGCCACGTCTTGCGTAACGCGATGTTGCCGGTGGTCACGGCGACCGGTCTGTTGACCGGGGCGCTACTGGCCGGAGCGGTCCTGACCGAGTCGGTGTTCAACTTCGGTGGTCTGGGTTCCTTCGTATACAACGCCACCCAAACCCGCGACTACGAAGCCATCATGGGGTCGATTCTCCTCATCGCGGTGGTGTTCGTCATCGTGAACTTGTTGGTGGACCTGTGTTACACGCTCCTCGACCCGAGAGTGCGGGTGCAGTAA